The proteins below come from a single Ictalurus furcatus strain D&B chromosome 15, Billie_1.0, whole genome shotgun sequence genomic window:
- the hoxc1a gene encoding homeobox protein Hox-C1a: MTSYQVFTYDRDTEFTKVNCANKAAPQDLDPSKLQIRLEGHFLSAFRYHLAFVKSGNTKDAGSTGLHEATQMEKPFEWMKLKRNQASTGKARVTGAQNFLQYVKVDGGHNESEDSPHTLSRSSFSTKQLTELEKEFHYNRYLTLARRVEIASALQLREAQVKVWFQNTRMKLKKTQRLMHTHPEPGSCLELYSNTTDTCALPEES, encoded by the exons ATGACTTCTTACCAGGTGTTTACATATGATAGAGACACAGAGTTCACCAAAGTCAACTGTGCAAACAAGGCAGCGCCTCAGGATTTAGACCCAAGCAAACTCCAAATCCGACTTGAAGGACATTTCTTGTCGGCGTTCCG ATATCATCTCGCTTTTGTGAAATCCGGTAACACCAAGGATGCCGGTTCTACCGGTTTACACGAGGCCACACAGATGGAAAAGCCCTTCGAATGGATGAAGCTGAAGCGCAACCAAGCGAGCACTG GGAAAGCCCGTGTAACCGGCGCACAGAATTTCCTCCAGTATGTGAAAGTGGACGGTGGACACAATGAAAGCGAGGACAGTCCACACACACTGTCCCGGAGCAGCTTTAGCACCAAACAGCTCACCGAGCTGGAGAAGGAGTTCCACTACAACAGGTACCTGACGCTCGCGCGTCGGGTGGAGATCGCGAGCGCGCTGCAGCTCCGTGAGGCTCAGGTCAAAGTGTGGTTCCAGAACACACGCATGAAACTGAAGAAAACGCAGcgtctcatgcacacacatccaGAACCGGGAAGCTGTTTGGAATTATACTCAAACACAACGGACACGTGTGCGCTTCCAGAGGAGAGTTAG